A region from the Romeriopsis navalis LEGE 11480 genome encodes:
- a CDS encoding trypsin-like serine peptidase, whose amino-acid sequence MSIRNKHLSASLFGVLASSLSLATVYTPSASATVIGHDNRQTPSYSWMKSRRKPVGQLEIRKGDGRYYRCSFTVVGPNIGLTNAHCLLDSKGRKPLQIKAYAVRHGSRVYAKANVTNYWTPLRRSPGTVKEYRNDWAIVRLGNNMSKRTGWFGNEGYYKGVRKVGQTVRGKLTHLIGYSGDWPTAKKIKPGQRRGQTPGAHFNCRLATVNSGLIFHNCDTNPGASGSGAHNSKLRLQALHNTGGWTLKGRRLNGAVPLERFMPAIKKLRQHKGSPYVSIPYFRP is encoded by the coding sequence ATGTCGATTCGAAATAAACACCTTTCGGCTAGTTTATTTGGTGTCCTTGCATCATCACTAAGCCTGGCAACCGTCTACACACCTTCAGCCTCAGCTACTGTTATTGGCCATGATAATCGTCAAACTCCTTCCTATAGCTGGATGAAATCTCGGCGTAAGCCTGTCGGTCAGTTGGAAATCCGCAAGGGAGATGGCCGTTACTATCGATGTTCTTTCACTGTAGTAGGCCCAAATATTGGCCTTACAAATGCACATTGTCTACTCGATTCAAAAGGACGTAAGCCGCTCCAGATCAAGGCTTATGCTGTGCGTCATGGTTCCAGAGTATACGCTAAGGCTAATGTAACGAACTACTGGACTCCGTTACGTCGATCTCCAGGGACAGTTAAAGAATATCGTAATGATTGGGCCATTGTCCGTCTTGGTAACAACATGAGTAAACGTACAGGTTGGTTTGGTAATGAAGGTTACTACAAGGGTGTACGAAAGGTTGGACAAACGGTTCGTGGTAAGTTAACACATCTCATTGGTTATTCCGGAGATTGGCCAACTGCTAAAAAAATTAAACCAGGTCAACGAAGAGGACAAACTCCTGGTGCACATTTCAACTGCCGCCTGGCAACTGTAAATAGCGGTTTGATTTTCCATAACTGCGACACGAATCCTGGTGCTTCGGGAAGTGGTGCACACAATTCTAAGTTAAGGCTTCAGGCTTTACATAATACAGGTGGATGGACACTGAAGGGTCGTCGATTGAATGGAGCTGTACCGCTAGAGCGCTTTATGCCAGCAATCAAAAAGCTGCGTCAGCATAAAGGCTCCCCATACGTGAGCATTCCTTATTTTCGTCCTTAA